One genomic segment of Theobroma cacao cultivar B97-61/B2 chromosome 6, Criollo_cocoa_genome_V2, whole genome shotgun sequence includes these proteins:
- the LOC18595553 gene encoding cytochrome P450 705A5, with translation MTVTPPWNLGKDCKMNSISDLHYYLLCFLLLLFSAFLLRSISNKSSKSAPGRHLPPSPPSLPIIGHLHHVRPVLHKSFHHLSSKYRPLLYLRLGSYPCVVVSTSSMAEEIFKTQDVNFAARPVSPFGDGLLFGNDGFITAMYGDYWRFMKKLCVTELLGTRQVERSRAVRHQEITRFLRQMIQSASNTEVVDVGARLMKLTNNIICRMVMSTSCSEEDHEAERIRELVKRSFELAGKMSLANSLGPLKKFGFWLYAKEAKEVTTRYDELLEKLLKEHEERAKSNDREGNKDLMDILLEAYHDDEAEFRITLGQLKSFILDLFIGGTSTSAETMQWAVAELINHPTVYKIARDEIESVVGRSRLVEETDIPSLHYLQAIVKETLRLHPNSALIPRVCHQGCKINGFDIPARTPVAVNVYSIARDPAIWENPNEFCPERFLVSSKTETKGQNFDFTPFGGGRRACPGKNLAYAVMNTAIASMIQCIDWKVIGEDGDGAKLSMQEAIGMSLTMASPLRCLPLVYFNPFEA, from the exons ATGACCGTCACTCCTCCATGGAATTTGGGAAAAGATTGCAAGATGAATTCCATCTCAGACCTGCATTACTACTTGCTATGCTTCCTCCTGTTGCTCTTCTCTGCTTTTCTTCTTCGATCCATCTCCAACAAATCCAGTAAATCAGCTCCCGGCCGGCATCTTCCCCCAAGCCCACCGTCCCTCCCAATCATCGGTCATCTCCATCATGTCAGGCCAGTACTACATAAATCCTTCCACCACCTTTCTTCCAAATACCGCCCACTACTCTATCTCCGCCTCGGCTCTTATCCCTGTGTTGTCGTTTCCACATCCTCAATGGCTGAAGAAATCTTCAAGACCCAGGATGTCAACTTTGCAGCTCGCCCTGTATCTCCCTTCGGAGACGGCTTACTCTTTGGAAACGACGGCTTTATCACCGCTATGTACGGAGACTACTGGCGGTTCATGAAGAAACTTTGCGTGACTGAATTGCTTGGAACACGACAGGTGGAAAGATCACGGGCTGTTCGGCACCAAGAAATTACACGGTTTTTGCGTCAGATGATTCAAAGTGCAAGCAATACTGAGGTTGTTGACGTGGGTGCTCGGCTCATGAAGCTTACAAACAATATTATTTGCAGGATGGTGATGAGTACAAGTTGCTCGGAGGAAGATCATGAGGCGGAGAGGATTAGAGAGCTGGTGAAGAGATCATTTGAGCTGGCTGGAAAGATGAGTCTTGCTAATTCGTTGGGACCATTGAAGAAATTTGGATTTTGGTTATATGCAAAAGAAGCAAAGGAGGTGACTACAAGGTATGATGAGCTGTTAGAGAAGCTACTTAAGGAGCATGAAGAGAGAGCAAAAAGCAATGATAGAGAGGGTAATAAGGATTTGATGGATATTCTCTTGGAAGCTTATCATGATGACGAGGCAGAGTTTAGGATTACTCTGGGACAGTTGAAATCCTTCATTCTG GATCTCTTCATTGGGGGCACCAGTACTTCAGCAGAAACCATGCAATGGGCAGTAGCAGAGCTCATTAATCACCCTACTGTTTACAAGATTGCCAGAGATGAAATAGAGTCAGTTGTTGGAAGAAGTAGACTAGTTGAGGAAACAGATATCCCAAGCCTCCATTATCTGCAAGCAATTGTGAAGGAAACATTAAGATTACATCCAAATTCTGCCTTAATACCCAGAGTCTGCCATCAAGGCTGTAAAATCAATGGCTTTGATATACCTGCACGTACTCCAGTAGCAGTCAATGTCTATTCCATAGCCAGAGATCCAGCAATATGGGAAAATCCAAACGAGTTCTGCCCTGAGAGATTCCTAGTTTCCTCTAAGACGGAAACCAAGGGACAGAATTTTGACTTTACTCCTTTCGGAGGTGGAAGAAGAGCATGCCCTGGCAAAAACTTGGCTTACGCAGTAATGAATACTGCAATTGCATCTATGATTCAGTGCATTGACTGGAAGGTTATTGGTGAAGATGGAGATGGGGCTAAACTTAGTATGCAGGAAGCAATAGGCATGTCCCTGACGATGGCTTCTCCACTTCGATGCCTTCCTTTGGTTTATTTTAATCCATTTGAAGCTTAA